ATGCGCTGGCTCATGGTGTAGGAGTGCACGGTGGTCATCAGGCCGTGCTTGATGCCGAAGTTGTCGTTGAGCACTTTGGCCACCGGCGCCAGACAGTTGGTGGTGCAGGAGGCATTGGAGAGGATGTGGTGGGCGATGGGATCGTACAGGGAATCGTTGACGCCCATGACCACGGTGAGGTCCACGCCCTTGCAGGGAGCCGAAACGATGACCTTGCGCGCGCCGCGTTCCAGGTGCTTCTGGGCGCTGGCGCGGTCCTTGACTTTGCCGGTGGTCTCGATGGCGATGTCGATGTTCAGGTCGGCCCAGGAGTATTCGTCGAGCTTGTCGCGGGTGATGCGGATGGTTTTGCCATTGACGACGATGCCGGTGTCGTTGTGGCCCACCTCGCCCTTGAAGATCCCGTGGACGGAATCGTACTTGAAGAGATGCGCCAGGGAGGCGTTGTCCGAGCGGGCATTGACCGCAACAACGTCGATGTCAGTCGAGTCGGCCAGCAGGCGGACGAGGTAGCGGCCGATGCGGCCAAAGCCGTTCAGGGCGATCTTGGTGGCCATGCGAAATTCCCCTTTCTGTATGGAAGGTCCCGTTCGTTCGGGCTCGTCAGTCGAAAACAGGCTAATTGTATAGTAGGACTAAGCAGTTGTGTCAACGTGGGCTGGCGTCCGTTTCGGGTGCGGCGACGATCATTCGGCGTTCCAGCAGGGCCAGGGTGTCGCGGTCTGTGAAGTCGAATTTCAAGGGCGTCAGGGTGATGTGGCCGGCGGTGAGCAGGGCGCGGTCCGTATCCGGAGAGAGTTTTTCCGGTGGAATTTCGCCGGTCAGCCAGTAGTAGGGGCGGCCGCGCGGGTCCAGGCGGTGCATGTAGGAGTCTTCCCACATCACGCGGGTGTGCCGGCACAGGATCAGCGGCTTGCACTCCGCCACGGGCAGATCGGGGAAGTTCAGGTTCAGCACGCACTTTGCCGGCAGGTCTCCCCAGGGCAGGGTGGGCAGCAGCCGCGCGGCATAGCGGCCCTGCTCGGTCAGGTCCACGGGATTGAAGCAGTCGTGGGAAAAGGCGATGGCCGGGTAGCCCATGAAGGCCCCTTCCGTGGCCGCGGAGACGGTGCCGGAGTACAGCAGATCCACGCCCACGTTGGCCCCGGCGTTGATGCCGGAAACCACCACATCAGGCGGCGGGTCCAGCAGGGCCGTCAGGGCCAGCTTGACGCAGTCGGTGGGCGTGCCGTACACGCCAAGCCCCTCGAAGCCGTCTTCCTTGAACTCCTTCACCCGCAGGGGCAGGCTGATGGTGATGGCATGGCCCACGGCAGATTGTTCGGTCACGGGCGCCACCACTCGCACCTCATGCCCGGCCTCCCGGAAGGCGTGATACAGGGCGCGCAGGCCCACGGCCTGGATGCCGTCGTCATTGGTCAGCAGAATACGCATGGGATGATTGCTCCTGTGCCCGTTGGCAGGCCGACGGGCGAGTGCCTGTTGACTTGAGGAACCACGCGATACATAGACAGCGGAATGGAAATGATCAAGGAACAAGCCCTCGTCAAGTCCGCGGTCCCGGCCTCTCA
This sequence is a window from Megalodesulfovibrio gigas DSM 1382 = ATCC 19364. Protein-coding genes within it:
- the gap gene encoding type I glyceraldehyde-3-phosphate dehydrogenase; the encoded protein is MATKIALNGFGRIGRYLVRLLADSTDIDVVAVNARSDNASLAHLFKYDSVHGIFKGEVGHNDTGIVVNGKTIRITRDKLDEYSWADLNIDIAIETTGKVKDRASAQKHLERGARKVIVSAPCKGVDLTVVMGVNDSLYDPIAHHILSNASCTTNCLAPVAKVLNDNFGIKHGLMTTVHSYTMSQRILDGSHADLRRARAACMSLIPTTTGAAKAVGLVLPELDGKLDGMAIRVPTADGSLVDLVVEVEKPTTRDEVNALIKAASEGPMQGNLGYCTEPLVSVDFIGSIYGGVVDAELTAVKGGTQIKTIIWYDNEAGFTNQLLRLIKKVAASL
- the surE gene encoding 5'/3'-nucleotidase SurE, with the protein product MRILLTNDDGIQAVGLRALYHAFREAGHEVRVVAPVTEQSAVGHAITISLPLRVKEFKEDGFEGLGVYGTPTDCVKLALTALLDPPPDVVVSGINAGANVGVDLLYSGTVSAATEGAFMGYPAIAFSHDCFNPVDLTEQGRYAARLLPTLPWGDLPAKCVLNLNFPDLPVAECKPLILCRHTRVMWEDSYMHRLDPRGRPYYWLTGEIPPEKLSPDTDRALLTAGHITLTPLKFDFTDRDTLALLERRMIVAAPETDASPR